A stretch of Bos taurus isolate L1 Dominette 01449 registration number 42190680 breed Hereford chromosome 5, ARS-UCD2.0, whole genome shotgun sequence DNA encodes these proteins:
- the LOC615451 gene encoding keratin, type II cuticular Hb1 isoform X1, which produces MCEEIKATVQKHMQDLRHSKEELNRLNQAIQRLTVEVDGTKSQACEPETGKDPAALQEESASGSAKGKLVWLEAALQKAKQDMVRQLREYQELMIVKLGLEFEIAIYRKLLEGLIWDLGQEMSPLSAQPWEVLPPACRAQPRALRHCGRPERVPAPWRRAPLAAAMRSAAPPAVSGVYAAAAHADAESFLPYSREVKEP; this is translated from the exons ATG TGCGAGGAGATAAAGGCAACAGTGCAGAAACACATGCAGGACCTGCGACACAGTAAGGAGGAGCTAAACAGGCTGAACCAGGCCATCCAGCGGCTGACAGTGGAGGTGGATGGCACCAAGAGCCAG GCCTGTGAACCAGAGACAGGCAAGGACCCAGCTGCTctgcaggaggaaagtgcctcaGGAAGCGCCAAGGGCAAGCTGGTCTGGTTGGAAGCTGCCCTGCAGAAGGCCAAGCAGGACATGGTGCGGCAGCTGCGTGAGTACCAGGAGCTCATGATCGTCAAGCTGGGCCTGGAGTTCGAGATCGCCATCTACAGGAAGCTGCTGGAGG GCTTGATctgggatttggggcaggaaatGTCA CCGCTCTCCGCTCAGCCCTGGGAAGTGCTCCCACCGGCCTGCCGGGCTCAGCCTCGGGCCCTGAGGCACTGCGGCCGCCCGGAGCGGGTCCCAGCGCCGTGGAGACGAGCGCCCCTAGCGGCGGCTATGCGCTCTGCGGCTCCCCCGGCTGTGTCGGGGGTTTACGCTGCAGCCGCTCACGCGGATGCTGAATCCTTCCTGCCCTACTCCAGAGAAGTCAAGGAACCCTAG
- the LOC112446672 gene encoding keratin, type II cuticular Hb1-like, which yields MTCGSACFSSRSGVRSSSSCVTTQRYAPGRTFSCVSACGPRPSRCCITAAPYRGVSCYRGLTGGFSSRSVCGGSRAGSSSRSFGYRSGGPSPPCITSVSVNQSLLKPLNLEIDPNAQRIKHQEKEQIKSLNSKFAAFIDKVCFLEQQNKLLETKWKFYQNQRCCESNLEPLFNGYIETLRREAERVEADTGRLASELNSLQEVLQGYKKKYEEEVALKTTAENEFVKIKQEVNRAYVLKGDLEANAHSLVEEVGFLKTLYEEELRVMQAHISDTSVVVKMDNSRYLNMDSIVAEIKAHYDEIASRSRAEAESWYRSKYEEIKATVIRHGETLRRTKEEINELNRLIQRLTAEIENAKSQNSKLEAAVTQAEQQGEAALNDARGKLAGLEKTLQKAKQDMACLLKEYQEVMSAKLGLDIEIATYRRLLEGEEQRLCEGISAVNVRVSSSRGGVVCGDLSATRTCGIGSYGVGACGSSCKKC from the exons ATGACCTGTGGATCGGCTTGCTTTAGCTCCCGTAGCGGAGTCCGCAGTTCCAGCTCCTGTGTGACCACTCAAAGGTACGCTCCTGGTCGCACCTTCAGCTGTGTCTCGGCCTGTGGGCCCAGGCCCAGCCGCTGCTGCATCACGGCTGCTCCTTACCGCGGTGTCTCCTGCTACCGTGGGCTCACTGGGGGCTTCAGCAGTCGCAGTGTCTGCGGGGGCTCCCGTGCTGGTTCCAGCAGCCGCAGCTTTGGGTACCGCTCTGGTGGCCCCAGCCCTCCCTGCATCACCTCCGTGTCAGTCAACCAGAGCCTCCTCAAGCCCCTCAACCTGGAGATCGACCCCAATGCACAGCGCATAAAGCACCAGGAGAAGGAGCAGATCAAGAGCCTCAACAGCAAGTTTGCTGCCTTCATTGACAAG GTGTGCTTCCTGGAGCAGCAGAACAAGCTGCTGGAGACCAAGTGGAAGTTCTACCAGAACCAGCGCTGCTGCGAGAGCAACCTGGAGCCCCTGTTCAATGGCTACATCGAGACGCTGAGGCGGGAGGCTGAGCGTGTGGAGGCCGACACCGGGAGGCTGGCCTCAGAGCTCAACAGCCTGCAGGAGGTGCTGCAGGGCTACAAGAAGAA GTATGAAGAGGAGGTCGCCCTGAAGACCACGGCAGAGAATGAGTTTGTCAAAATCAAGCAG GAGGTTAATCGTGCCTATGTGCTCAAAGGAGATCTGGAGGCCAACGCACACAGCCTGGTAGAGGAGGTGGGTTTCCTGAAGACCTTGTATGAAGAG GAGTTGAGAGTCATGCAAGCCCACATCTCAGACACCTCAGTTGTCGTCAAGATGGACAATAGCCGGTACCTGAACATGGACAGCATTGTCGCCGAGATCAAGGCTCACTATGATGAAATTGCCAGCCGCAGCCGGGCCGAGGCTGAGAGCTGGTACCGCAGCAAG TATGAGGAGATCAAGGCCACGGTGATCCGGCATGGGGAGACCCTGCGCCGCACCAAGGAGGAGATCAACGAGCTCAACCGCCTGATCCAGAGGCTGACAGCTGAGATTGAAAATGCTAAGAGCCAG AACTCCAAGCTGGAGGCCGCAGTGACCCAGGCGGAGCAGCAGGGCGAGGCGGCCCTTAATGATGCCCGGGGCAAGCTGGCGGGGCTGGAGAAAACCCTGCAGAAGGCCAAGCAGGACATGGCCTGCCTGCTCAAGGAGTACCAGGAGGTGATGAGCGCCAAGCTAGGCCTGGACATCGAGATCGCCACCTACAGGCGCCTGCTGGAGGGCGAGGAGCAGAG GCTGTGTGAAGGCATCAGTGCTGTGAATGTCA GAGTGAGCAGCTCCCGGGGTGGAGTTGTATGTGGTGACCTCTCAGCCACCCGTACCTGTGGCATCGGTTCCTATGGGGTGGGAGCCTGTGGCAGCAGCTGTAAGAAGTGTTGA
- the LOC615451 gene encoding keratin, type II microfibrillar, component 7C isoform X2, with protein sequence MCEEIKATVQKHMQDLRHSKEELNRLNQAIQRLTVEVDGTKSQACEPETGKDPAALQEESASGSAKGKLVWLEAALQKAKQDMVRQLREYQELMIVKLGLEFEIAIYRKLLEGEESRLDLGFGAGNVTALRSALGSAPTGLPGSASGPEALRPPGAGPSAVETSAPSGGYALCGSPGCVGGLRCSRSRGC encoded by the exons ATG TGCGAGGAGATAAAGGCAACAGTGCAGAAACACATGCAGGACCTGCGACACAGTAAGGAGGAGCTAAACAGGCTGAACCAGGCCATCCAGCGGCTGACAGTGGAGGTGGATGGCACCAAGAGCCAG GCCTGTGAACCAGAGACAGGCAAGGACCCAGCTGCTctgcaggaggaaagtgcctcaGGAAGCGCCAAGGGCAAGCTGGTCTGGTTGGAAGCTGCCCTGCAGAAGGCCAAGCAGGACATGGTGCGGCAGCTGCGTGAGTACCAGGAGCTCATGATCGTCAAGCTGGGCCTGGAGTTCGAGATCGCCATCTACAGGAAGCTGCTGGAGGGTGAGGAGAGCAG GCTTGATctgggatttggggcaggaaatGTCA CCGCTCTCCGCTCAGCCCTGGGAAGTGCTCCCACCGGCCTGCCGGGCTCAGCCTCGGGCCCTGAGGCACTGCGGCCGCCCGGAGCGGGTCCCAGCGCCGTGGAGACGAGCGCCCCTAGCGGCGGCTATGCGCTCTGCGGCTCCCCCGGCTGTGTCGGGGGTTTACGCTGCAGCCGCTCACGCGGATGCTGA